In the Staphylococcus condimenti genome, one interval contains:
- a CDS encoding HU family DNA-binding protein, translated as MNKTDLINAVAEQAELTKKEAGLAVDAVFESIQNSLSKGEKVQLIGFGNFEVRERAARKGRNPQTGKEIDIPASKVPAFKAGKALKDAVK; from the coding sequence ATGAACAAAACAGACTTAATTAACGCTGTTGCAGAACAAGCTGAATTAACAAAAAAAGAAGCTGGTTTAGCAGTTGATGCTGTATTCGAATCAATTCAAAACTCATTATCTAAAGGTGAAAAAGTACAATTGATCGGTTTCGGTAACTTCGAAGTACGCGAACGCGCTGCCCGTAAAGGTCGCAACCCGCAAACTGGTAAAGAAATTGATATTCCAGCTAGTAAAGTTCCAGCATTCAAAGCTGGTAAAGCATTGAAAGATGCAGTTAAATAA